The following are encoded in a window of Desulfolucanica intricata genomic DNA:
- a CDS encoding ATP-binding cassette domain-containing protein, producing the protein MANIIEVEELYYRYKDGTKALNGLNLIIHEGSKVALLGPNGAGKSTFLLHLNGIHLPQKGLVRVLGREVNKKNEGWVRSQVGLVFQDPDDQVFSSTVWEDVSFGPVNMGLSAKEIEDRVNTALKAVRMEEYRDKVPYHLSYGQKKRVAIAGVLAMNPRVIILDEPVAYLDPKGKDTLMEILDDLHRQGTTVMIATHDVDLAAEWAEQVIIIKNGSILAAGAPSLLTRDDIVKTAELRYPIVTQIFRQLPELELVNTPLTVKDAVKIIREINLHRR; encoded by the coding sequence ATGGCCAATATTATTGAAGTAGAAGAATTATATTATCGTTATAAGGACGGAACTAAGGCTTTAAATGGTTTAAACTTAATAATACATGAGGGCTCCAAGGTGGCTTTGCTTGGTCCTAATGGGGCCGGTAAATCAACCTTCTTGCTGCATTTAAATGGCATTCACTTACCCCAGAAGGGTTTGGTTAGAGTTTTGGGACGCGAGGTAAATAAAAAGAACGAGGGTTGGGTGCGCAGTCAGGTTGGTTTGGTTTTCCAAGATCCTGATGATCAAGTGTTTTCTTCCACGGTTTGGGAAGATGTTTCCTTCGGGCCAGTGAATATGGGACTTTCAGCAAAAGAAATAGAGGACCGAGTCAATACAGCTTTAAAGGCTGTACGAATGGAGGAGTACCGGGATAAAGTACCTTATCACTTAAGTTACGGACAGAAAAAAAGAGTAGCCATTGCAGGTGTGCTGGCTATGAACCCACGGGTAATTATTTTAGACGAACCGGTAGCTTATCTTGATCCCAAGGGTAAAGATACGTTAATGGAAATATTGGATGATTTGCACCGGCAGGGGACTACTGTGATGATTGCTACTCACGATGTAGACCTGGCAGCCGAGTGGGCGGAACAAGTAATAATTATTAAAAACGGCAGTATCTTGGCTGCCGGAGCTCCATCACTGTTAACAAGAGATGATATCGTGAAAACAGCGGAGCTTCGCTATCCTATTGTGACACAAATTTTCAGGCAGCTACCGGAACTTGAATTAGTTAATACTCCGCTTACTGTTAAGGATGCTGTTAAGATAATAAGAGAGATTAATTTACATAGGAGATGA
- a CDS encoding DUF4198 domain-containing protein, with amino-acid sequence MSSQIWLEPTHLHFHTGHEAQVKLYRGEQMFPQPPTGGENISVKLICPNGSIENLSIADTKNDDYFLITFSPADEGLYTLTARSDGDKYAKIVVPVGHHLHGTGKPTGEELEIVSETVQEFRLQDPIVLTVFNRGKPLSGVEIKATYHLYDGGNYPYNLTTNGKGQAEFVFPEKGHWMFMVDNGGKTATLVVPGVR; translated from the coding sequence ATGAGCAGTCAAATCTGGTTGGAACCTACTCATTTACATTTTCACACCGGTCACGAGGCTCAGGTTAAACTCTATCGGGGTGAGCAAATGTTTCCCCAGCCTCCCACAGGCGGTGAGAATATTTCTGTGAAACTTATTTGTCCTAACGGTAGTATTGAGAATTTGTCCATTGCCGATACTAAGAATGATGATTATTTTTTAATTACCTTCAGTCCCGCAGACGAGGGGTTATATACGTTAACCGCCCGGTCTGACGGAGATAAATATGCCAAAATTGTTGTTCCGGTAGGTCACCACCTACACGGAACAGGAAAACCTACCGGAGAAGAATTGGAAATTGTTTCGGAGACTGTTCAGGAATTTCGTCTGCAGGATCCCATTGTACTTACAGTGTTTAACCGGGGAAAACCCCTGTCCGGTGTGGAAATAAAGGCTACCTATCACCTTTATGACGGTGGTAATTATCCTTATAATCTAACCACCAATGGGAAAGGGCAGGCGGAGTTTGTTTTTCCTGAGAAGGGGCATTGGATGTTTATGGTTGATAATGGTGGTAAAACAGCTACTTTGGTTGTGCCGGGGGTAAGGTAG